Proteins from a genomic interval of Candidatus Palauibacter scopulicola:
- a CDS encoding dipeptidase has product MMRILTRTPAMAVLSALILGLAAANARAQDEHVEVANRVLSSVPLFDGHNDLPWAIRNAEAPRDVRAYDISRPTPGHTDLARLRAGGVGAQFWSVYVPSSVMWDGGGARMQLEQIDIALQIISDHREDLGLALTAADVMEQFHRGKVASMLGMEGGHAIENSLGALRAFYALGVRYMTLTHSANLPWADSCCALPELGGLSAFGKEVVREMNWLGMLVDISHVSPGSMHDALDVTEAPVIFSHSSARAVTDHPRNVPDDVLSRLPENGGVVMVTFVESFVNQEVANYVGPSEGRPRATMADVVAHIEHIRDVAGIDHVAIGGDYDGIDRGPVGLEDVSTYPALFAELSRRGWTESELRALAADNLLRVMRAAEATARRLQAERDPSMATIEQLDGLVP; this is encoded by the coding sequence ATGATGCGAATTCTCACCCGGACGCCGGCGATGGCGGTTCTGTCCGCGCTCATCCTTGGGCTCGCGGCCGCCAATGCGCGTGCGCAGGACGAACATGTCGAGGTTGCGAACCGCGTGCTGTCGAGCGTCCCCCTGTTCGACGGACACAACGACCTTCCCTGGGCGATCCGGAACGCGGAAGCGCCCCGCGACGTCCGCGCCTACGACATCTCGCGCCCCACGCCGGGCCACACCGATCTCGCCCGCCTTCGGGCCGGCGGCGTCGGGGCCCAGTTCTGGTCCGTCTACGTCCCTTCCTCGGTCATGTGGGATGGCGGCGGCGCGCGCATGCAACTCGAGCAGATCGACATCGCGCTCCAGATCATCTCCGATCACCGCGAGGACCTGGGGCTCGCGCTCACCGCGGCGGATGTGATGGAGCAGTTCCACCGCGGCAAGGTCGCCTCGATGCTCGGCATGGAGGGGGGCCATGCGATCGAGAACTCGCTCGGCGCCCTGCGGGCCTTCTACGCGCTCGGCGTCCGCTACATGACGCTCACGCACAGCGCCAACCTCCCCTGGGCCGACTCCTGCTGCGCGCTGCCCGAACTCGGGGGGCTCTCCGCCTTCGGCAAGGAGGTCGTGCGCGAAATGAACTGGCTGGGCATGCTGGTCGACATCTCGCATGTGTCGCCCGGAAGCATGCACGATGCGCTCGACGTGACCGAGGCGCCGGTCATCTTCTCGCATTCCTCCGCCCGGGCGGTGACGGACCACCCGCGCAACGTGCCGGACGACGTGTTGAGCCGGCTGCCGGAGAACGGCGGCGTCGTCATGGTCACCTTCGTCGAGTCCTTCGTGAACCAGGAGGTCGCCAACTACGTCGGCCCATCGGAAGGACGCCCGCGCGCCACGATGGCCGATGTCGTGGCGCATATCGAGCACATCCGTGACGTGGCGGGCATCGACCACGTCGCGATCGGGGGCGACTACGACGGCATCGACCGGGGGCCGGTCGGGCTGGAGGACGTATCGACGTACCCGGCCCTGTTCGCCGAACTTTCCCGTCGCGGATGGACCGAATCCGAACTCCGGGCCCTCGCGGCCGACAACCTGCTTCGCGTCATGCGGGCCGCCGAAGCGACCGCGCGCCGGCTCCAGGCCGAACGCGATCCCTCCATGGCCACGATCGAACAACTGGACGGGCTGGTGCCGTGA
- a CDS encoding fumarylacetoacetate hydrolase family protein produces the protein MRTAPSRRTSTGRALPLGVIAVLFSAASVAAQDVAGIVLVEPFKVGTFAIRDVPRVGLVLRDAFIVDIELANEVLERNRAYPRVPAPTDMLDLIGRYEYGLQRRLYEIVNETIAYQRLSGPTRAEYVYGVDEVRILPPIMYPGKILNAASNFYSRVAADAPEGEQEEAVRERRENRGVPYLYLKPSRGAVVGTSERIVIPHGRSQTDWEVELGVVMGRAAKYVASEDAQATVFGYTVTIDVSDRGGRPPGGNPTPSDWLVEKGHDTFAPMGPWIVPKEFYGDPMEMLRQTLDVGGERMQEATAGDMIHSLWELIEYASSIVTLFPGDVINLGTSGGVGMGEARFLQPGDVVTATIDGIGTIELPVVEGPEPLGDMGVRLPPVSTYRRDPGS, from the coding sequence ATGAGAACCGCACCGAGCAGACGAACTTCGACCGGACGGGCGCTTCCGCTTGGAGTGATCGCGGTCCTCTTCTCCGCGGCCTCCGTCGCCGCGCAGGATGTCGCGGGCATCGTACTCGTGGAACCGTTCAAGGTGGGGACGTTCGCGATCAGGGACGTGCCTCGCGTCGGGCTCGTGCTGCGCGACGCCTTCATCGTCGACATCGAACTGGCGAACGAAGTCCTCGAGCGGAATCGCGCGTATCCGAGGGTGCCGGCGCCCACGGACATGCTCGACCTCATCGGCCGCTACGAGTACGGCCTCCAGCGGCGCCTGTACGAGATCGTCAACGAGACGATCGCCTATCAGCGGCTCTCCGGCCCCACTCGCGCGGAATACGTCTACGGTGTCGACGAGGTCCGGATCCTGCCGCCGATCATGTATCCGGGCAAGATCCTGAACGCGGCGAGCAACTTCTACAGCCGCGTCGCCGCGGACGCGCCCGAAGGCGAGCAGGAGGAGGCGGTTCGCGAGCGCCGTGAGAACCGGGGCGTGCCCTACCTCTACCTCAAGCCGTCCCGCGGCGCCGTGGTCGGGACCAGCGAGCGGATCGTGATTCCGCACGGCCGCAGCCAGACCGACTGGGAGGTGGAACTGGGCGTGGTCATGGGGCGGGCGGCAAAGTACGTCGCCTCCGAGGATGCCCAGGCGACCGTCTTCGGGTATACGGTGACGATCGACGTCTCCGACCGCGGCGGGCGTCCCCCGGGCGGCAACCCCACGCCTTCCGACTGGCTGGTCGAGAAGGGGCACGACACGTTCGCGCCCATGGGCCCGTGGATCGTCCCGAAGGAGTTCTACGGCGACCCGATGGAGATGCTGCGGCAGACGCTGGATGTGGGCGGCGAGCGCATGCAGGAGGCGACGGCGGGCGACATGATCCACTCGCTGTGGGAGTTGATCGAATACGCCTCCTCGATCGTGACGTTGTTCCCCGGTGACGTGATCAACCTCGGCACCTCCGGCGGGGTCGGCATGGGCGAGGCTCGATTCCTGCAGCCGGGCGATGTCGTGACGGCGACGATCGACGGGATCGGCACGATCGAACTCCCGGTGGTGGAGGGGCCGGAGCCTCTCGGCGACATGGGCGTGCGGCTGCCGCCCGTGAGCACCTATCGGCGGGATCCCGGCTCATGA
- a CDS encoding 5-oxoprolinase subunit PxpA has protein sequence MLINCDMGESYGPWEKGADEAVMPLIDQANIACGGHAGDPDTMARTLRLAAEHGVQAGAHPGYPDRRNFGRLQLDWPVDSLVLEMQAQIGALRGVASALGIPLRHVKPHGALYLAMMKDDRLLTRLAEGVAALDPTLAFVLQATPERERHAAMLEHTELTLAFEAFADRAYAADGRLQARGIDGAVLSDADAVASHVANLLDGFVETPAGPLPVAAETLCVHGDNPSATAVLRRIRELVPRKK, from the coding sequence ATGCTGATCAACTGCGACATGGGCGAGAGCTACGGGCCTTGGGAGAAGGGGGCCGATGAAGCGGTCATGCCGCTGATCGATCAGGCCAATATCGCCTGCGGCGGCCATGCCGGGGATCCGGACACGATGGCCCGGACGCTCCGTCTGGCGGCCGAGCACGGCGTGCAGGCGGGGGCGCACCCGGGCTATCCCGACCGGCGGAACTTCGGGCGACTGCAACTGGACTGGCCGGTCGATTCGCTGGTGCTCGAGATGCAGGCGCAGATCGGGGCGCTGCGGGGCGTGGCGTCGGCGCTGGGCATCCCGCTGCGGCACGTGAAGCCCCACGGAGCGCTGTACCTCGCCATGATGAAGGACGACCGGCTACTCACGCGGCTGGCGGAAGGCGTGGCGGCGCTGGACCCGACGCTCGCGTTCGTCCTGCAGGCGACGCCGGAGCGCGAGCGGCACGCGGCGATGCTGGAGCACACGGAGTTGACGCTGGCGTTCGAAGCCTTTGCGGATCGGGCCTACGCGGCCGACGGGCGCCTTCAGGCGCGCGGGATCGACGGCGCCGTCCTCTCCGACGCGGACGCCGTGGCCAGCCACGTAGCGAACCTCCTCGATGGATTCGTGGAGACCCCCGCGGGCCCGCTCCCCGTGGCGGCCGAGACGCTCTGCGTTCACGGCGACAACCCCTCCGCCACGGCGGTGCTCCGCCGCATCCGCGAACTCGTGCCGCGGAAGAAGTAG
- a CDS encoding allophanate hydrolase subunit 1, which translates to MITFPGPVSALVTLPVAPDRDGIARVLRLERSARDALPDLRATIPAFNRLLVEGSPHSWDATDVESRLAAAAEECLAETPRIDAGDPVSLPVCYDPELAPDLEEVAANAGVGVGEVARLHSGRAYAVLATGFAPGFAYMGDVDARIAMPRLTTPRPRVEAGAVGIADRRTGVYPAAGPGGWRLIGRVPSALFADAAERIARFRVGGSVEFRPIDRDEYEAAGG; encoded by the coding sequence GTGATCACCTTCCCGGGGCCGGTGAGCGCCCTGGTCACGCTTCCGGTGGCGCCCGACCGCGACGGCATCGCGCGAGTCCTCCGTCTCGAGCGTTCCGCGCGCGACGCCCTGCCGGACCTCCGCGCGACGATTCCGGCCTTCAACCGGCTGCTCGTCGAGGGGTCGCCCCACAGTTGGGACGCGACGGACGTCGAATCCAGGCTGGCCGCGGCCGCGGAAGAGTGTCTGGCGGAGACGCCCCGGATCGACGCGGGCGACCCCGTGTCGCTGCCGGTGTGCTACGATCCGGAACTGGCCCCGGACCTGGAGGAGGTGGCGGCGAACGCGGGTGTGGGCGTGGGGGAGGTGGCGCGGCTCCACAGCGGTAGGGCGTATGCCGTCCTCGCGACCGGGTTCGCGCCGGGGTTCGCCTACATGGGCGACGTGGACGCGCGGATCGCCATGCCGCGCCTCACGACGCCCCGCCCGCGCGTTGAAGCGGGAGCCGTCGGGATCGCGGACCGGCGCACCGGCGTCTATCCGGCGGCAGGGCCGGGCGGCTGGCGTCTGATCGGCCGCGTGCCCTCGGCGCTCTTCGCCGATGCCGCCGAGCGGATCGCGCGCTTTCGGGTGGGCGGCTCGGTCGAGTTCCGCCCGATCGACCGGGACGAATACGAGGCTGCGGGCGGATGA
- a CDS encoding TonB-dependent receptor — MAAAGAGGAAAQEAEPVRLSGYVRVAENDEVIRAARLDIEERGLIIGTNRFGFYSVELPPGRYSIRVTSLGYETVTEVVDLRETTSLDFSLPLRPVIVTELTVTADREPPDLDPASLDMSVVRLDVPSLSELPLVLGEADPVRTLTLYPGISTANDATTAINVRGGAGDENQIRLDDSEVFNPAHAIGLFSTFNSDAVGDVTLYKGGIPARYGGRLSSVLEIHQREGNSREFEGAATIGLLSSRLSLQGPLFDGRGSWLVAGRRTYADLFLGLSSDPSIQESAAYFYDLNAKANARYGATGQVMLSGYFGRDRLRIGTQASAGWGNATGTLRWNHVFGPVFSHLTVTYSDYEYHLQNNFNAQAASLDAGIRNFSVTIDESWDVGPSDRLEFGLGLRSYEIQPANIAPGEGSAVIATEFESRRGLSPEAYIEHETEIGRLGLRYGLRAAGFIRRGAATVYDYENGAPVVYRPALGRYEPGAVVDSTRYGDGETIISYGGLEPRLGLRFGLSDASSLKASYSRTRQYLRLVTNTNSPTPLDLWDPVGPYVKPHVADQFALGYVSTLAGGRYALSGEVYYKRARHLIDYVDGADIYFSRRLETLLLPGDGRGYGVEFLLRKTRGRLTGWASYTLARSDQRTPGLTAADPGVNGGDWYPSPYDRTHDFALTGLYRLGEDWSLGANFVFATGLPTTYPVARYEFAGLILGEFGPRNARRLPAYHRLDVSATRRWGRGELQFGLFNVYNRFNAQAIAFRQNRDSRTVTEAVETAVFGLVPSISYRRNF; from the coding sequence GTGGCGGCGGCGGGAGCCGGCGGGGCAGCCGCGCAGGAAGCGGAGCCGGTCCGCCTCTCGGGCTACGTGCGAGTGGCGGAGAACGACGAGGTGATTCGGGCCGCGCGGCTCGACATCGAGGAGCGCGGTCTCATCATCGGGACGAACCGGTTCGGGTTCTACTCGGTCGAACTGCCTCCCGGGCGGTATTCGATCCGCGTCACCAGCCTCGGCTACGAAACCGTGACCGAGGTCGTGGACCTGCGGGAGACGACCTCGCTGGACTTCTCGCTCCCCCTCAGGCCCGTCATCGTGACGGAACTCACGGTCACCGCCGACCGCGAACCTCCGGACCTCGACCCGGCGAGCCTGGACATGAGCGTCGTCCGGCTCGATGTCCCATCCCTCTCCGAACTCCCGCTGGTCCTCGGCGAGGCGGACCCGGTCCGCACGCTGACCCTCTATCCCGGCATCAGCACGGCAAACGACGCGACGACCGCGATCAACGTGCGCGGCGGCGCCGGCGACGAGAACCAGATCCGGCTCGACGACTCCGAGGTGTTCAATCCGGCCCACGCCATCGGCCTCTTCTCGACCTTCAACTCGGACGCGGTGGGGGACGTCACCCTCTACAAGGGCGGTATCCCGGCCCGCTACGGCGGCCGCCTCTCCTCCGTGCTGGAGATCCACCAGCGCGAGGGGAACTCGCGCGAGTTCGAGGGGGCGGCGACGATCGGCCTCCTCTCCAGCCGCCTCAGCCTCCAGGGCCCCCTCTTCGACGGAAGGGGATCCTGGCTCGTCGCGGGCCGCCGCACCTACGCGGACCTCTTCCTGGGCCTGTCGAGCGACCCCTCGATCCAGGAGAGCGCCGCCTACTTCTACGACCTCAACGCCAAGGCGAACGCGCGCTACGGCGCCACCGGCCAGGTCATGCTCTCCGGCTACTTCGGCCGCGACCGGCTGCGGATCGGAACCCAGGCCTCCGCCGGGTGGGGGAACGCGACGGGCACGCTGCGCTGGAACCATGTGTTCGGCCCGGTCTTCTCCCATCTGACCGTCACCTACAGCGACTACGAGTACCACCTGCAGAACAACTTCAACGCGCAAGCCGCCTCGCTCGACGCGGGGATCCGGAACTTCAGCGTCACCATCGACGAGTCGTGGGACGTGGGCCCTTCGGACCGGTTGGAGTTCGGATTGGGGCTCCGCAGCTACGAGATCCAGCCCGCGAACATCGCCCCCGGCGAGGGGTCGGCGGTCATCGCGACGGAGTTCGAGTCGCGGAGGGGCCTCTCTCCCGAGGCATACATCGAACACGAAACGGAGATCGGACGCCTCGGGCTCCGCTACGGGCTTCGGGCGGCAGGGTTCATCCGCCGGGGCGCGGCGACGGTCTACGACTACGAGAACGGCGCCCCCGTGGTGTATCGCCCGGCGCTGGGCCGCTACGAGCCCGGGGCCGTCGTGGACAGCACGCGGTACGGCGACGGAGAGACGATCATCTCGTACGGAGGCCTCGAGCCGCGGCTCGGGTTGCGCTTCGGACTCAGCGACGCCTCATCGCTCAAGGCGAGCTACTCACGCACGCGGCAGTACCTGCGGCTGGTGACGAACACGAACTCCCCCACTCCGCTCGACCTGTGGGATCCCGTGGGGCCGTACGTGAAGCCGCACGTCGCCGATCAGTTCGCCCTCGGCTACGTGTCCACGCTCGCCGGGGGGCGCTACGCGCTGTCGGGAGAGGTCTACTACAAGCGGGCGCGCCACCTGATCGATTACGTGGACGGGGCGGACATCTACTTCAGCCGGCGGCTCGAAACGCTTCTCCTCCCGGGCGACGGACGCGGATACGGGGTGGAGTTCCTCCTGAGAAAGACCCGCGGGCGCCTCACCGGATGGGCGAGCTATACCCTCGCCCGCTCGGATCAGCGGACGCCCGGGCTCACGGCGGCGGATCCCGGGGTCAACGGGGGAGACTGGTATCCTTCACCCTACGACCGGACGCACGATTTCGCCCTGACGGGACTGTACAGGCTCGGCGAGGACTGGAGCCTCGGGGCGAACTTCGTCTTCGCCACGGGGTTGCCGACGACGTATCCCGTCGCGAGGTATGAGTTCGCCGGCCTGATTCTGGGAGAGTTCGGGCCGCGGAACGCCAGACGCCTTCCGGCCTATCATCGTCTGGACGTGTCGGCCACCAGGAGATGGGGCCGGGGAGAACTCCAGTTCGGGCTCTTCAACGTGTACAACCGCTTCAACGCGCAGGCGATCGCCTTCCGCCAGAACCGGGACTCGCGCACCGTCACGGAGGCGGTGGAGACCGCCGTGTTCGGCCTGGTGCCGAGCATCAGCTACCGGCGGAACTTCTGA
- a CDS encoding fumarylacetoacetate hydrolase family protein: protein MRALLAAAALAVSAPLSAQAGPEIEIAEPFKVGTFEIGGAPRVALVLRDALIVDIEEANRELERNPAYPPVPPPADMIDLIGRYEYGVRLRLYEIVNDLVARGGLSGSGRADFVHDLEDVRVLPPIMYPGKILNAAVNFYSHVNEAGTEEERREARRQRRENRGVPYLFLKPTRGAVIGADDRIVIPFGRDRTDWEVELGAVIGRSAKYVDARDAENHVFGYTVTIDVSDRGGRPPGGNPMTSDWFVGKGHDTFAPMGPWIVPKEFYGDPMEILRQTLDVGEERMQEATAGDMIHTLWELIEYGSSIATLFPGDVVNNGTSGGVGMGTAVRGETRFLQPGEVVSASIDGIGTLTLEVVAETEPPGGTGARLPPVRNYRGNR from the coding sequence ATGAGGGCGCTGCTGGCGGCCGCGGCTCTGGCGGTCTCCGCTCCGCTGTCGGCCCAGGCAGGACCGGAGATCGAGATCGCGGAGCCTTTCAAGGTGGGGACGTTCGAGATCGGCGGCGCTCCGCGCGTGGCCCTCGTGCTGCGCGACGCGCTCATCGTCGACATCGAGGAGGCGAACCGGGAGCTCGAGCGAAACCCGGCCTATCCGCCCGTCCCGCCGCCGGCCGACATGATCGACCTCATCGGCCGCTATGAGTACGGGGTCCGGCTCCGGCTGTACGAGATCGTCAACGACCTCGTGGCCCGGGGCGGGCTGTCCGGGAGCGGCAGAGCCGACTTCGTCCACGATCTCGAGGACGTGCGGGTCCTCCCGCCCATCATGTACCCCGGGAAGATCCTGAACGCGGCGGTCAACTTCTACAGCCACGTCAACGAGGCGGGCACCGAGGAGGAGCGGCGCGAAGCCCGCCGCCAGCGGCGTGAGAACCGGGGCGTGCCCTATCTCTTCCTCAAGCCGACGCGCGGCGCGGTGATCGGCGCCGACGACCGGATCGTGATCCCCTTCGGCCGGGACCGCACGGACTGGGAGGTGGAGCTCGGCGCGGTGATCGGTCGCAGCGCCAAGTACGTGGATGCCCGCGACGCCGAGAACCATGTGTTCGGATACACGGTGACGATCGACGTCTCCGACCGCGGCGGGCGGCCGCCCGGCGGCAACCCCATGACGTCGGACTGGTTCGTCGGAAAGGGCCACGACACGTTCGCGCCCATGGGTCCGTGGATCGTGCCGAAGGAGTTCTACGGCGACCCGATGGAGATACTGCGCCAGACGCTGGACGTCGGCGAGGAGCGCATGCAGGAGGCGACCGCGGGGGACATGATCCACACCCTGTGGGAGCTGATCGAGTACGGATCCTCGATCGCGACGCTGTTCCCCGGGGACGTAGTCAACAACGGCACCTCGGGCGGGGTCGGCATGGGCACGGCGGTGCGCGGCGAGACGCGCTTCCTGCAGCCCGGCGAGGTCGTCAGCGCCTCGATCGACGGCATCGGCACCCTGACGCTCGAGGTGGTGGCCGAGACGGAGCCGCCCGGCGGAACCGGAGCGCGGCTCCCGCCCGTGAGGAACTATCGGGGGAACCGCTAG
- a CDS encoding amino acid permease — translation MTPRPALGLWMCTALVVGSMVGSGVFLLPASLSPYGGISILGWLVSAGGAMCLALVMARLGALIPKVGGPYAFAREGFGDFVGFWVAWAYWISLLTANAALAVATVSYATVFWPTLGASPVAGGVASLVALWSLTFVNAWGVRAAGHVQLVTTALKLLPLAAIGTIGFLYFQPEHFRPFNPAGGSPVTAVTATVTLTLWAFMGLEAATVPAADVRDPARTIPRATILGTLIAATIFIISTSAVMGIIAPADLAVSTAPFADAAGSIWGNAGRLVIGAGATIACFGALNGWILLSGQLPRAAAQDGLLPAAFARLSPRGTPSFGLIFAAGVATILIAMNYTRGLVQAFTFLILLSTLATLLAYVFASATGLLFAVRERLAATGARGAQPSGAAAPVGRLVVAVLAFGFSFWAIAGAGPEIVFWGFLLLVAGVPVFVAMRAAGRG, via the coding sequence ATGACGCCCAGACCCGCCTTGGGGTTGTGGATGTGCACGGCCCTTGTCGTCGGGAGCATGGTGGGCTCGGGCGTCTTTCTGCTGCCCGCCTCGCTCTCTCCGTACGGGGGGATCAGCATCCTCGGCTGGCTCGTGAGCGCGGGCGGGGCCATGTGCCTGGCGCTCGTGATGGCGCGGCTGGGCGCGTTGATTCCGAAGGTCGGCGGCCCCTACGCCTTCGCGCGCGAGGGCTTCGGCGATTTCGTCGGATTCTGGGTCGCCTGGGCCTACTGGATCTCGCTGCTCACGGCCAATGCCGCCCTCGCCGTGGCGACCGTGAGCTATGCCACCGTCTTCTGGCCCACGCTGGGCGCTTCTCCGGTCGCCGGAGGCGTGGCATCCCTCGTCGCCCTCTGGAGCCTGACGTTCGTGAACGCCTGGGGCGTGCGCGCGGCGGGGCACGTGCAACTCGTCACCACCGCGCTCAAGCTCCTGCCGCTGGCGGCGATCGGCACCATCGGCTTCCTCTACTTCCAGCCCGAACACTTCCGGCCGTTCAATCCCGCCGGCGGCAGTCCCGTCACCGCGGTTACGGCAACGGTGACGCTGACGCTGTGGGCCTTCATGGGACTCGAGGCCGCGACCGTCCCCGCCGCCGACGTGCGGGATCCCGCGCGGACGATCCCGCGGGCCACGATCCTCGGCACGCTGATCGCGGCAACGATCTTCATCATCAGCACCTCCGCCGTGATGGGGATCATCGCGCCGGCGGACCTCGCCGTCTCCACCGCGCCCTTCGCGGACGCGGCCGGATCGATCTGGGGGAATGCCGGCCGGCTCGTGATCGGCGCGGGCGCCACGATCGCCTGCTTCGGCGCGCTCAACGGCTGGATCCTGCTTTCCGGACAGCTTCCCCGGGCGGCCGCGCAGGATGGCCTCCTTCCCGCCGCCTTCGCGCGGCTCAGCCCGCGCGGCACACCGTCCTTCGGGCTCATCTTCGCGGCGGGCGTCGCGACGATCCTCATCGCGATGAACTACACGCGCGGTCTCGTCCAGGCCTTCACCTTCCTCATCCTGCTCTCCACGCTCGCGACGCTGCTCGCCTACGTGTTCGCGAGCGCGACCGGACTGCTCTTCGCCGTGCGCGAGCGCCTCGCCGCGACGGGGGCGCGGGGGGCGCAGCCCTCCGGCGCGGCAGCCCCGGTGGGCCGGCTGGTCGTGGCTGTCCTCGCCTTCGGGTTTTCCTTCTGGGCCATCGCGGGGGCGGGTCCCGAAATCGTCTTCTGGGGCTTCCTGCTCCTCGTGGCGGGCGTCCCCGTGTTTGTCGCGATGCGGGCCGCGGGCCGCGGCTGA
- a CDS encoding DUF5715 family protein, with the protein MKTWTMLPRHGARPLRNSNLFFVAACVLLALPGEMSGQSLRGSTSSLDRQNRVAREHDFTYIATPAQLQRFVDNGYLVPVPPSTDYMLHDLSFPYARPEVKLFISRLARQYRSACGERLVVTSLTRPKNKQPRNASPRSVHPTGMALDLRRPDPKCRGWLERVLLQLEGSGVLEATLERHPPHYHLAIFPQQYAAYVERITRAQQQYVAGGGRYRVMAGDSLWGIARRHETTVTRLRSANNLSGSRIYPGQVLTLPE; encoded by the coding sequence GTGAAAACCTGGACGATGTTGCCGCGCCACGGCGCGCGGCCCCTTCGGAATTCGAATCTCTTCTTCGTGGCGGCGTGCGTGCTCCTGGCCCTGCCCGGTGAGATGTCGGGACAGAGTCTCCGCGGGTCCACGAGTTCCCTGGACCGCCAGAACCGCGTCGCCCGCGAGCACGACTTCACCTACATCGCGACGCCGGCCCAATTGCAGCGCTTCGTCGACAACGGCTATCTCGTGCCAGTGCCCCCCTCGACGGACTACATGCTCCACGATCTCTCGTTCCCCTACGCGCGGCCCGAGGTCAAGCTGTTCATCTCGCGGCTCGCCCGGCAGTACCGGAGCGCCTGTGGCGAGCGGCTCGTCGTCACCAGCCTCACGCGCCCGAAGAACAAGCAGCCGCGAAATGCCTCCCCCCGCTCCGTACACCCCACCGGCATGGCGCTCGACCTGCGCCGCCCCGACCCGAAGTGCCGCGGGTGGCTCGAGCGCGTGCTGCTCCAGCTCGAGGGGTCGGGGGTGCTCGAGGCGACCCTGGAGCGCCACCCGCCGCACTACCACCTGGCGATCTTCCCGCAGCAATACGCGGCCTACGTCGAGCGAATCACGCGCGCGCAGCAGCAGTACGTCGCCGGCGGAGGGCGGTACCGGGTGATGGCGGGCGATTCGCTCTGGGGGATCGCCCGTCGCCACGAAACGACCGTGACCCGCCTCCGATCCGCGAACAACCTGAGCGGGAGCCGGATCTATCCGGGCCAGGTCCTCACGCTTCCCGAATAA
- a CDS encoding biotin-dependent carboxyltransferase family protein, which yields MSPHGVVDRPGPLCTIQDLGRRTGRRVGLAPGGAMDQRAYLWANRLLGNDPAAAALEITLGGFALRFAVETSVALTGADCAATLDGVETGTWRTVRARPGQVLRLGYSATGMRAFVAFPGGLDVPTAFGSASAVVRDGWPGLLGRPLRAGEPLRWRDPERACPVRRVPRELVPPETASLTLPLIAGYEWAEFSEADRERVFDAEWTLDPASDRTAGRLAGPALGSGPRVLDSTPLVDGTVQVTGDGLPLVFMRDRPTIGGYAKLGSVDPVALDAFAQARPGAPIRFARADPDAIRHALARRERFFGIRDDR from the coding sequence ATGAGCCCGCACGGCGTCGTGGACCGCCCCGGGCCGCTCTGCACGATCCAGGATCTGGGCCGGCGGACCGGCCGCCGCGTCGGGCTGGCCCCCGGGGGCGCGATGGACCAGCGCGCCTACCTCTGGGCCAACCGGCTGCTCGGCAACGATCCGGCGGCGGCCGCGCTCGAGATCACCCTGGGCGGCTTCGCCCTGCGCTTCGCCGTCGAGACGTCCGTGGCGCTGACGGGTGCCGACTGCGCCGCCACGCTCGACGGCGTCGAAACGGGGACCTGGCGCACCGTCCGGGCCCGCCCGGGCCAGGTGCTGCGGCTCGGCTACAGCGCGACCGGCATGCGCGCCTTCGTCGCGTTCCCCGGCGGTCTCGATGTCCCCACGGCGTTCGGCTCCGCATCGGCCGTCGTGCGCGACGGATGGCCCGGGCTGCTCGGCCGGCCCCTCCGCGCCGGCGAGCCCCTCCGCTGGCGCGACCCCGAACGCGCCTGTCCGGTGCGGCGCGTGCCCCGCGAACTCGTCCCCCCGGAGACGGCCTCGCTGACGCTGCCGCTGATCGCCGGCTACGAGTGGGCCGAGTTCTCGGAGGCGGACCGGGAGCGGGTGTTCGACGCGGAATGGACGCTTGACCCGGCGAGCGACAGAACCGCGGGCCGACTGGCCGGCCCCGCCCTGGGATCGGGTCCGCGCGTCCTCGACTCGACGCCCCTCGTGGACGGTACCGTTCAGGTGACGGGCGACGGCCTGCCGCTCGTCTTCATGCGGGACCGCCCCACGATCGGCGGCTACGCGAAGCTCGGCTCCGTCGACCCGGTCGCGCTCGACGCGTTTGCGCAGGCCCGGCCCGGCGCGCCCATCCGTTTCGCCCGCGCCGACCCCGACGCCATCCGCCACGCGCTCGCCCGGCGGGAGCGTTTCTTCGGCATCCGCGACGATCGGTAA